The Nicotiana tabacum cultivar K326 chromosome 14, ASM71507v2, whole genome shotgun sequence genome contains a region encoding:
- the LOC142168975 gene encoding uncharacterized protein LOC142168975, producing the protein MSAPPGINEGQSTSRPPLFNGKYYSWWKAKMEDFLTVEDYELWKIVNRVPLTPTKQNGQNKTIPKDPSEFVATDFKMMEKNAKAKKILICGLGPDEYNRISAYSNAKEICDALQTADEGINQVKRSRIELLMRNYELFSMKESEPIQVMMTRFTIIKNELKSFGKVFTSEELVSKVLRILPASWESKVTAIHEAKELDKISLDELTENLKTHEMRKLELRKDEPKRDKALVLKASR; encoded by the coding sequence ATGAGTGCCCCACCTGGGATTAACGAAGGACAGTCAACTAGTAGACCACCTCTGTTCAACGGAAAATACTACAGTTGGTGGAAAGCAAAAATGGAGGATTTTCTGACGGTTGAAGACTATGAACTATGGAAAATAGTGAATCGAGTACCACTAACTCCCACCAAACAAAATGGGCAAAATAAAACTATTCCCAAAGACCCCTCTGAATTCGTGGCAACAGATTTtaaaatgatggagaagaatgcaaaGGCCAAGAAGATCCTCATCTGTGGACTTGGTCCTGATGAGTACAACAGGATATCTGCATACTCTAATGCAAAGGAGATCTGTGATGCACTTCAAACTGCTGATGAAGGAATAAATCAAGTGAAGAGATCAAGGATTGAATTGCTTATGAGGAACTATGAGCTCTTCTCCATGAAGGAGTCTGAACCCATCCAGGTGATGATGACCAGGTTTACCATAATAAAAAATGAACTGAAATCATTTGGAAAAGTATTCACTTCTGAAGAGTTGGTTAGCAAGGTTCTAAGGATTCTCCCAGCTTCATGGGAATCAAAAGTCACAGCCATCCACGAAGCAAAGGAGTTGGATAAGATTTCACTAGATGAGCTGACTGAAAACTTAAAGACTCATGAGATGAGAAAGCTGGAACTGCGGAAGGATGAACCAAAGAGGGATAAGGCCTTGGTTCTTAAGGCATCCAGATAA